The following proteins are co-located in the Flavobacterium sp. CECT 9288 genome:
- a CDS encoding SIS domain-containing protein, translated as MNSKENILASAKKTILSESQSIAKLTDYLDENFVNAVTAIFNSKGRLVVTGIGKSAIIAQKMVASFNSTGTPSLFLHAAEAIHGDLGMIQHEDVIICISKSGNSPEIKVLVPLLKRFGNTLIAITGNTASFLAKGADYVLDTTVDAESCPNNLAPTNSTTAQLVMGDALVVCLMELRDFKPEHFAVYHPGGALGKKLLLRVKNMLEHSLKPAVAPDASIKKVIFEISEKRLGVTAVVENDIVIGIITDGDIRRMLSERDTFTELTASDIMTKNPKITTSDAMVVDALNTMENFTITQLVVVDEGVYKGVLHLHDILKEGIV; from the coding sequence TTGAATTCAAAAGAAAATATATTGGCTAGTGCCAAAAAAACCATTTTATCTGAAAGTCAATCAATAGCAAAACTCACTGATTATCTGGATGAAAACTTTGTCAATGCAGTAACCGCAATCTTCAATTCTAAAGGAAGGCTGGTTGTTACAGGAATAGGTAAAAGTGCGATAATAGCACAAAAAATGGTTGCTTCCTTCAATTCTACTGGAACACCATCATTGTTTTTGCACGCCGCAGAAGCTATTCACGGTGATTTAGGCATGATACAACATGAGGATGTCATTATTTGTATTTCAAAAAGTGGCAATAGTCCTGAGATAAAAGTGCTCGTTCCATTACTAAAACGTTTTGGAAATACATTGATTGCAATCACTGGAAATACAGCATCATTCTTAGCAAAAGGTGCTGATTATGTTTTAGACACTACTGTTGATGCCGAATCTTGCCCTAATAATTTAGCTCCTACAAACAGTACAACCGCACAACTTGTAATGGGTGATGCACTTGTGGTATGCTTAATGGAACTCCGCGATTTTAAACCAGAGCATTTTGCAGTTTACCATCCTGGAGGCGCTCTAGGCAAAAAATTATTACTGCGCGTAAAAAATATGCTAGAACACAGCTTAAAACCTGCTGTAGCCCCCGATGCATCCATAAAAAAAGTTATTTTTGAAATATCAGAGAAAAGATTAGGGGTAACTGCTGTGGTAGAGAATGACATTGTCATAGGAATAATTACTGATGGTGATATCCGACGCATGTTGAGCGAAAGAGACACCTTTACAGAGCTGACTGCTAGTGATATTATGACTAAGAATCCTAAAATCACAACTTCTGATGCTATGGTGGTTGATGCCTTGAACACTATGGAAAATTTTACCATTACCCAGCTTGTTGTTGTTGATGAAGGAGTTTATAAAGGAGTGTTACATTTACATGATATTTTAAAAGAAGGAATAGTATAA
- the recQ gene encoding DNA helicase RecQ — MNSNEIDIHKELKKYFGFSQFKGLQEQVIKSILNQQNTFVIMPTGGGKSLCYQLPALIQEGTAIVVSPLIALMKNQVDAIRSLSSENGIAHVLNSSLNKTEITQVKKDISSGLTKLLYVAPESLTKEEYVTFLKSVTISFVAIDEAHCISEWGHDFRPEYRNLKHIIKQLGDVPIIGLTATATPKVQEDILKNLDMSDATTFKASFNRPNLYYEVRTKTKNIESDIIRFIKQHKGKSGIIYCLSRKKVEAIAEVLQVNGISAVPYHAGLDAKTRAKHQDMFLMEDVDVVVATIAFGMGIDKPDVRFVIHHDIPKSLESYYQETGRAGRDGGEGHCLAYYSYKDVEKLEKFMSGKPVAEQEIGFALLQEVVAYAETSMSRRRFLLHYFGEEFDEVTGEGADMDDNVRNPKTKVEAKDQVVQLLQVVRDTKHLYKSKEVVFTLIGRVNAVIKAHRTDTQSFFGCGANHDEKYWMALLRQVLVAGFLSKDIETYGIVKVTNNGLSYLENPHSFMMSEDHEYNETVDEAIVTAAKSTGVADEVLMGMLRDLRKKVAKKIGVPPFVVFQDPSLEDMALKYPITQDEMINIHGVGEGKAKKYGKDFLELISRYVEDNDIVRPEDLVVKSTGVNSVNKLYIIQNIDRKLSLDDIASAKGINMDALLKEMEQIVYSGTKLNIKYWIDEMLDEDQQEEIHDYFMESESDNIEAALKEFDGDYDLDELRLMRIQFISEVAN; from the coding sequence ATGAATTCAAACGAAATTGACATACACAAAGAATTAAAGAAGTATTTTGGCTTTAGCCAATTTAAGGGATTGCAAGAGCAGGTGATTAAGAGCATCCTTAATCAGCAAAATACATTTGTGATAATGCCTACTGGTGGAGGAAAATCACTTTGTTATCAATTACCAGCTTTAATTCAAGAGGGAACTGCAATTGTGGTTTCGCCTCTTATTGCATTAATGAAGAACCAAGTCGATGCTATACGAAGCCTTTCTTCAGAGAATGGTATTGCGCATGTATTGAATTCATCGTTAAATAAAACGGAGATTACTCAGGTAAAAAAAGATATTTCATCAGGCTTAACCAAGCTTTTGTATGTGGCTCCCGAGTCTTTAACAAAAGAAGAATATGTGACTTTTTTAAAAAGTGTCACCATTTCATTTGTTGCCATTGATGAAGCGCACTGCATTTCAGAATGGGGTCATGATTTTAGACCCGAGTATAGAAATTTAAAACACATTATCAAGCAATTGGGTGATGTACCTATTATAGGACTTACGGCTACGGCTACGCCAAAAGTACAAGAGGATATCTTGAAAAATTTGGATATGTCTGATGCGACAACTTTTAAAGCCTCGTTCAACAGACCAAATTTATATTACGAAGTACGTACAAAGACAAAAAATATAGAGTCGGATATCATTCGATTTATAAAACAACACAAAGGAAAATCAGGTATTATTTATTGCTTGAGTCGTAAAAAAGTTGAAGCAATTGCCGAAGTTTTGCAAGTTAATGGTATATCTGCTGTTCCTTACCATGCGGGTCTAGATGCAAAAACTAGAGCCAAACACCAAGACATGTTTTTAATGGAAGATGTTGATGTTGTGGTTGCAACTATTGCTTTTGGGATGGGTATTGATAAGCCCGATGTTCGGTTTGTAATTCACCATGACATCCCTAAATCACTTGAAAGTTATTATCAAGAAACGGGTCGTGCGGGTCGTGATGGAGGAGAAGGACACTGCCTAGCCTACTATTCTTATAAAGATGTAGAAAAACTTGAGAAATTCATGTCTGGCAAACCAGTTGCCGAACAAGAAATTGGTTTTGCATTGCTACAAGAAGTCGTGGCTTACGCCGAAACATCTATGTCTAGACGAAGGTTTTTATTGCATTATTTTGGGGAAGAGTTTGATGAAGTAACCGGCGAAGGCGCTGATATGGATGATAATGTACGTAATCCTAAAACAAAAGTTGAAGCCAAAGATCAAGTTGTACAGCTCTTGCAAGTAGTGCGGGACACCAAACATTTGTATAAATCAAAAGAAGTTGTTTTTACATTAATAGGACGTGTCAACGCCGTAATTAAAGCACATAGAACCGATACGCAATCTTTTTTTGGTTGTGGTGCAAATCACGATGAGAAATATTGGATGGCATTGTTAAGACAGGTTTTAGTAGCAGGATTTTTGTCTAAAGATATTGAGACCTACGGTATTGTAAAAGTCACCAATAATGGATTGAGCTACCTTGAAAATCCGCACTCTTTCATGATGTCTGAAGATCATGAATACAATGAAACGGTTGATGAAGCTATAGTAACAGCAGCCAAATCAACAGGTGTTGCCGATGAGGTTTTAATGGGGATGTTACGAGATTTACGTAAAAAAGTGGCTAAGAAAATAGGAGTTCCTCCATTTGTAGTTTTCCAAGACCCATCACTTGAGGACATGGCTTTAAAGTATCCTATTACACAAGATGAGATGATAAACATTCATGGAGTGGGTGAGGGTAAAGCTAAAAAATACGGAAAAGATTTCTTAGAATTGATAAGTCGCTATGTTGAAGACAACGACATTGTAAGACCAGAAGATTTAGTAGTTAAATCAACCGGAGTAAACTCTGTAAATAAGTTATACATTATTCAAAACATAGATAGAAAATTATCCTTAGATGATATTGCCTCTGCCAAGGGGATAAATATGGATGCTTTATTAAAAGAAATGGAGCAGATTGTGTACTCAGGAACTAAATTGAATATCAAGTATTGGATTGATGAAATGCTTGATGAGGATCAACAAGAGGAGATTCACGATTATTTTATGGAATCAGAGTCAGATAATATTGAGGCAGCTCTAAAAGAATTTGATGGGGATTATGATTTAGATGAATTGAGATTAATGCGCATCCAATTTATTAGTGAAGTAGCTAATTAA
- a CDS encoding TIGR04282 family arsenosugar biosynthesis glycosyltransferase, which yields MQNKKAIILFTKNPELGKVKTRLAKTIGNEKALEIYKKLLVHTQEIVTPVNADKFVFYSDSITEEDQWNAGSFYKKVQHGDDLGKRMAHAFQEIFHLGYESVCIIGSDCYELTSAIIEKAFLALETNETVIGPTFDGGYYLLGMNQFHETVFNNKTWSTDSVYIDTITDFKNLNLSFSTLNKLSDIDEEKDLPEHWK from the coding sequence ATGCAAAACAAAAAAGCTATCATTCTTTTTACTAAAAATCCTGAACTAGGAAAAGTCAAAACACGACTTGCCAAGACTATTGGTAACGAAAAAGCACTTGAGATTTACAAAAAATTATTAGTGCACACCCAAGAAATTGTTACTCCTGTTAATGCGGACAAATTTGTATTCTATTCAGACTCAATTACGGAAGAGGACCAATGGAATGCGGGTTCGTTTTACAAAAAAGTACAACATGGTGATGACTTAGGCAAACGTATGGCACATGCTTTTCAAGAGATTTTTCACTTAGGTTATGAATCGGTTTGTATTATTGGGAGTGATTGTTATGAACTCACCTCTGCCATTATTGAAAAAGCGTTTTTAGCATTAGAAACGAATGAAACCGTTATAGGCCCAACATTTGATGGTGGGTATTATCTATTAGGAATGAACCAATTTCATGAAACAGTCTTCAATAATAAAACCTGGAGCACTGATTCTGTTTATATCGATACGATAACAGATTTTAAAAATCTAAACCTATCTTTCTCTACTTTGAATAAATTATCTGACATTGATGAAGAAAAAGATTTACCCGAACATTGGAAATAA
- the arsM gene encoding arsenosugar biosynthesis arsenite methyltransferase ArsM — protein MENYLDATVNLYRDAALTPDVGLCCTTTPIWKFPGLEIPKIMQEMNYGCGSTISAQDLINNPKILYVGVGGGMELLQFSYFSRQKGGVIGVDVVDEMLEASKQNFKIAEQENDWFKSEFVELKKGDALNLPIENESIDIAAQNCLFNIFKTDDLRKALEEMYRVLKPHGRLVMSDPTCEQEMNETLKNDDHLRALCLSGSIPIKEYIKMLTDVGFGTIEIRGRRPYRILDPENYATDELIFIESIEVCAIKDPMPSDGPCVFTGKAAIFYGKDDYFDDKKGHVLMKNQPLAVCDKTAQALADLNRSDIFISESTFHYNGGGCC, from the coding sequence ATGGAAAATTATTTAGACGCAACAGTAAATTTATACCGAGATGCGGCTCTTACACCCGATGTAGGACTTTGCTGTACAACGACACCAATATGGAAATTCCCTGGCTTAGAAATTCCAAAAATAATGCAAGAAATGAATTACGGTTGTGGTAGTACCATTTCGGCTCAAGACTTAATCAACAATCCAAAAATATTATATGTAGGCGTAGGTGGCGGTATGGAATTGCTTCAATTCTCTTATTTTTCGCGTCAAAAAGGAGGCGTGATTGGTGTTGATGTTGTTGATGAAATGCTGGAAGCATCCAAACAAAATTTTAAAATTGCAGAACAGGAAAACGACTGGTTCAAAAGTGAATTTGTCGAATTGAAAAAAGGAGATGCATTAAACCTACCTATCGAAAACGAAAGTATTGATATTGCTGCTCAAAATTGCTTGTTCAATATTTTTAAAACTGATGACTTAAGAAAAGCACTTGAAGAAATGTATCGAGTACTCAAACCTCACGGAAGATTGGTAATGAGTGATCCAACCTGTGAACAAGAAATGAACGAAACTCTTAAAAATGATGACCATTTAAGAGCACTTTGTTTGAGCGGAAGCATCCCAATCAAGGAGTATATTAAAATGTTGACAGATGTAGGTTTTGGAACTATAGAAATTAGAGGTCGAAGACCATATCGTATTTTAGATCCTGAAAATTATGCTACCGATGAATTAATTTTCATTGAGAGTATTGAAGTTTGTGCTATAAAAGATCCTATGCCTAGCGATGGACCGTGTGTATTTACAGGAAAAGCAGCTATTTTTTATGGCAAAGACGACTATTTTGATGATAAAAAAGGACATGTCTTGATGAAAAATCAGCCTCTAGCAGTCTGTGACAAAACAGCACAAGCACTAGCCGATTTAAACAGAAGTGATATTTTTATAAGCGAATCAACGTTTCACTACAACGGAGGCGGATGTTGCTAA
- a CDS encoding aquaporin, whose translation MRENISEFLCTYILVFCGTGAIIINQETNGSVTHVGICITFGLIVMGLIYGFGQISGAHMNPAVSIAFAFLKILPIKKLPFYIISQILGGLAASTTLKLLFPKNSGLGGTIPSGTDGQSFVLEFILTFILMLVILTVALGNKEHATFAGIAIGGVVLLEAMFAGPISGASMNPIRSLAPALVSGNLNSQWLYIVAPIAATILASITWKTILKEKNL comes from the coding sequence ATGAGAGAAAATATTTCTGAATTTTTATGTACCTACATACTTGTATTTTGCGGTACTGGTGCTATTATTATCAATCAAGAAACAAATGGTAGCGTTACTCATGTGGGTATTTGCATCACTTTTGGGTTAATTGTAATGGGGTTAATTTATGGTTTCGGACAAATATCTGGAGCACACATGAATCCAGCCGTAAGTATTGCATTCGCTTTTTTGAAAATTCTTCCTATAAAAAAATTGCCTTTTTATATAATTTCTCAAATTTTAGGCGGATTAGCAGCCAGTACAACACTCAAATTATTATTCCCAAAAAATAGTGGGTTGGGAGGAACAATTCCATCTGGTACTGATGGTCAATCATTTGTATTAGAATTCATTCTGACTTTTATTTTAATGCTTGTCATTTTAACAGTAGCCTTAGGAAACAAAGAACATGCTACTTTTGCTGGCATTGCCATTGGAGGGGTTGTATTACTCGAAGCCATGTTTGCAGGGCCTATATCTGGCGCCTCTATGAATCCCATTAGATCTCTTGCGCCTGCGCTAGTTTCTGGTAATTTGAATTCACAATGGCTGTATATTGTAGCTCCTATTGCAGCAACTATTCTTGCCTCAATAACATGGAAAACCATTTTAAAAGAAAAAAACTTATAG
- the arsS gene encoding arsenosugar biosynthesis radical SAM (seleno)protein ArsS (Some members of this family are selenoproteins.) has product MSEFVKIKLKSLKANENILSKAAHQIAVLEQNPDLFTPFKTQLQTIGLSPLQPTSLEIFQINLGKMCNQVCTHCHVDAGPDRKEIMTKETMEVILKVLKVNPNFKIVDMTGGAPEMNPNFRWFIEEVSKLGIQMYVRCNLTIITANKKYNDLPEFFKQHQIEVISSLPFYSKNRTDKQRGDGVFESSIKALKMLNAVGYGKADSGLKLNLVYNPAGAFLPPDQNALEKEYKTALQKDFGIEFNNLFAITNLPVSRYLDYLISSGNYEDYMTKLIDAFNPLAAQNVMCRNTISIGWDGYIYDCDFNQMLELKVTCKDAQHISNFDSNALLNRKIIVNNHCYGCTAGSGSSCGGAVA; this is encoded by the coding sequence ATGAGTGAATTTGTAAAAATTAAATTAAAGTCTCTCAAAGCAAATGAAAACATACTTTCTAAAGCAGCACATCAAATAGCCGTTTTAGAACAAAATCCAGATTTGTTTACCCCGTTTAAAACGCAATTACAAACCATTGGCCTAAGCCCACTTCAACCTACAAGTTTGGAAATTTTTCAAATTAATTTGGGCAAAATGTGCAACCAAGTCTGCACGCATTGTCACGTAGATGCAGGTCCTGATCGGAAAGAAATCATGACCAAAGAAACGATGGAAGTTATTCTGAAAGTTTTAAAAGTCAATCCTAACTTTAAAATAGTAGACATGACTGGTGGCGCACCAGAAATGAATCCTAATTTTAGATGGTTTATAGAAGAAGTGAGTAAACTTGGAATTCAAATGTATGTGCGTTGTAACTTGACTATCATTACTGCTAACAAAAAGTACAACGACCTACCAGAATTCTTTAAACAACACCAAATAGAAGTTATCTCATCATTACCGTTTTATTCTAAAAATAGAACCGACAAACAAAGAGGTGATGGCGTTTTTGAAAGCTCCATAAAAGCTTTAAAAATGCTCAATGCGGTGGGTTACGGCAAAGCTGATTCAGGTTTAAAACTGAATTTGGTGTACAATCCGGCAGGAGCATTTTTACCACCTGACCAAAATGCATTGGAAAAAGAATACAAAACAGCTTTACAAAAGGATTTTGGAATTGAATTTAACAATCTATTTGCCATAACTAATCTGCCTGTGAGCAGATACTTAGATTATTTGATTTCGTCAGGTAATTATGAAGATTACATGACTAAACTCATTGATGCTTTTAACCCTTTGGCTGCTCAAAATGTGATGTGTAGAAATACCATCTCTATAGGTTGGGACGGTTATATTTATGATTGCGATTTCAACCAAATGCTAGAGTTAAAAGTTACTTGCAAAGATGCGCAGCACATTAGTAATTTTGATTCAAATGCCCTTTTAAACAGGAAGATTATTGTAAACAATCATTGTTATGGCTGTACCGCAGGTTCTGGTAGCAGTTGTGGTGGTGCTGTTGCCTAA
- a CDS encoding arsenosugar biosynthesis-associated peroxidase-like protein — protein sequence MDKNYYNSDDLKKFGNIVEFQKEMGEKFFGYYGEVFKEGELTAREKSLIALAVAHAVQCPYCIDAYSFDAYEKGYSEGQMMEAVHVAAAIRGGASLVHGVQMMNKVKKISL from the coding sequence ATGGACAAAAATTATTACAACTCAGACGATTTAAAAAAATTTGGTAACATAGTCGAATTTCAAAAAGAAATGGGCGAAAAATTCTTTGGCTATTACGGAGAAGTTTTCAAAGAAGGTGAATTGACAGCTAGAGAAAAATCTCTAATTGCACTTGCTGTAGCGCATGCCGTTCAATGTCCGTATTGCATTGATGCTTATAGTTTTGATGCCTATGAAAAAGGGTATAGCGAAGGACAAATGATGGAGGCTGTACATGTTGCAGCAGCCATTCGAGGTGGAGCTAGTTTAGTACACGGAGTTCAAATGATGAATAAAGTCAAGAAAATTAGTTTATGA
- a CDS encoding DUF547 domain-containing protein, giving the protein MKNLLILLCFTQILIAQPKDYVKISQDFIEAAKFGEGNTEEFVTLIANANETDLINQLTNDDLKKAFFINLYNGFTNYALKKDPEKYKSRSAFFTSKQFVLAGHELSLDDIEHVFLRRSSVKYSVGKLNKVFPPKLEKKFRVDKLDYRIHFSLNCGAKSCPPIFFYDPKKINQQLDVATKSYLTGDASFDKEKNILRVPVLMSWFRGDFGDKKGILKICQDLKIIPENVNPKLEYNEYDWSLFLENFKN; this is encoded by the coding sequence ATGAAAAACCTACTAATATTACTTTGTTTTACCCAAATACTTATAGCACAACCCAAAGATTACGTAAAAATATCACAAGACTTTATTGAAGCAGCAAAATTTGGAGAAGGCAATACCGAAGAATTTGTTACGCTAATTGCAAATGCAAACGAAACGGACTTAATTAATCAACTTACAAATGACGATCTTAAAAAAGCATTCTTCATAAATCTTTACAATGGATTTACTAATTATGCTTTGAAAAAAGATCCCGAAAAATACAAGAGTCGAAGTGCTTTTTTCACATCAAAACAATTTGTACTTGCGGGCCACGAATTGAGCCTTGACGATATAGAACATGTTTTTTTAAGAAGATCAAGTGTTAAGTACAGTGTGGGGAAATTGAATAAAGTTTTTCCACCAAAACTTGAAAAAAAATTCCGTGTTGACAAATTAGATTACCGCATCCATTTCAGTTTGAATTGCGGTGCCAAAAGCTGTCCACCTATCTTTTTTTATGATCCAAAAAAAATCAATCAGCAACTTGACGTTGCCACAAAAAGTTATTTAACGGGTGACGCAAGTTTTGATAAAGAGAAAAACATCTTGCGAGTTCCTGTTTTGATGAGCTGGTTTCGAGGAGATTTTGGAGACAAAAAAGGAATTTTAAAAATTTGCCAAGATTTAAAAATCATACCCGAAAATGTAAATCCTAAATTAGAGTACAACGAATACGATTGGAGTTTATTTCTAGAAAACTTTAAAAACTAA